A stretch of Halodesulfovibrio sp. MK-HDV DNA encodes these proteins:
- a CDS encoding helix-turn-helix domain-containing protein yields the protein MINYLSTKEVAERLSVSSKWVRAAIASGELPAANMSKGERAVYRVNEGDLIAFMNERAVTGIEGG from the coding sequence TTGATTAATTACTTGAGCACAAAGGAAGTTGCAGAGCGGCTTTCTGTATCGTCTAAATGGGTACGCGCTGCCATTGCTTCGGGTGAGCTGCCAGCGGCAAACATGAGCAAGGGCGAACGAGCTGTGTACCGCGTGAATGAAGGTGATTTGATTGCATTCATGAATGAACGAGCCGTTACTGGTATAGAAGGGGGGTAA
- a CDS encoding phage holin family protein: MPEKDLLAQAWGLLPPIVISVLGGLVRAVRTNCTFRAALVAMLVAAFTGVVVSLFLQDVAFLTPDQKAAATGLAGYNGGKLLDILSKRTCEFAENIKLRK; this comes from the coding sequence ATGCCTGAAAAGGATCTGCTTGCGCAAGCATGGGGGCTTTTGCCCCCTATCGTCATCTCGGTACTAGGCGGCCTTGTTCGGGCGGTGCGAACCAACTGCACTTTTAGAGCCGCGCTGGTGGCTATGTTGGTGGCTGCCTTTACTGGCGTTGTGGTTTCGCTGTTTTTGCAAGATGTGGCGTTTCTTACTCCGGATCAGAAGGCAGCGGCTACCGGATTGGCAGGATACAACGGCGGCAAGCTTCTGGATATTTTATCCAAGAGAACATGTGAATTCGCCGAGAATATCAAACTCAGAAAGTGA
- a CDS encoding terminase small subunit, producing MSLPTLRARIREGMPFVEEGGLGKSWQFDLAECIQWNTQREVNRSATVLDDGMTKGDLEMESLRLKVQRDRLEVAKLLGEVAPLEEVERALSTTFVEVRQAMLSIPDRVGGRVLACDDVVSVKELLESEIDSALSGLCEQELLEDAVDE from the coding sequence ATGAGCCTTCCTACTCTTCGTGCTCGTATTCGTGAAGGGATGCCTTTTGTCGAGGAAGGGGGACTAGGCAAGTCGTGGCAGTTTGACCTTGCCGAGTGCATCCAGTGGAACACCCAGCGCGAAGTTAACCGAAGTGCAACTGTGCTTGATGACGGCATGACGAAGGGAGATCTTGAAATGGAATCTCTGCGGCTCAAAGTTCAACGTGATCGGCTTGAGGTTGCTAAGTTGCTCGGTGAAGTGGCCCCGCTGGAAGAAGTAGAGCGGGCATTATCCACTACGTTCGTGGAAGTTCGGCAAGCAATGCTGTCCATTCCTGACCGTGTGGGCGGGCGAGTACTGGCCTGTGATGATGTGGTTTCAGTTAAAGAGCTGCTTGAATCTGAAATAGATTCTGCGCTCTCCGGATTGTGTGAGCAAGAGCTGCTGGAGGATGCTGTGGATGAGTAG
- a CDS encoding Mor transcription activator family protein: MGVGMQQQATLPATAQAIADVIGIEKTMELVRGKQQDKCRNIYVPAPSRMRASHWLIQTIGEDAARELAAEYAGEPLSIPKCSGLIKQQRNRQIIQMRCEGLTHLEIARAMGMSVSSVKTVYYRWLKAQN, translated from the coding sequence ATGGGGGTAGGTATGCAGCAACAAGCAACTTTACCAGCAACAGCACAGGCCATTGCGGACGTTATCGGTATAGAGAAGACAATGGAGCTGGTGCGGGGCAAGCAGCAGGACAAGTGCCGGAATATATACGTGCCAGCGCCTAGCCGTATGAGGGCTTCTCATTGGCTCATACAGACCATCGGGGAAGATGCAGCGCGTGAGCTGGCGGCAGAGTATGCGGGCGAACCGTTGAGCATTCCTAAATGTTCGGGACTGATTAAGCAGCAGCGTAATAGGCAGATTATCCAGATGAGGTGTGAAGGGCTGACGCATTTAGAAATAGCTCGTGCAATGGGTATGTCTGTGTCGTCTGTGAAGACGGTCTATTATCGTTGGTTGAAGGCGCAGAATTAA